The following are encoded together in the Mycteria americana isolate JAX WOST 10 ecotype Jacksonville Zoo and Gardens chromosome 2, USCA_MyAme_1.0, whole genome shotgun sequence genome:
- the RPP38 gene encoding ribonuclease P protein subunit p38 isoform X2: MSVIQRGTATLRKAKKITVKTCLDNPFVFQWKTIDGEDMHFILQTLEERIKHTGLKKIETPRKKKRSLTKKQVERKCDVSTNELPKEEETEGHRQKAGWTDISIRRQLAIGVNEVTKALEKNELLLLLVCTSAKPAMITSHLIQLSASRATPAGQVPRLSETVAPLLGLTSILALGFKKQSDKFTEAIEAIVPKIPALEVPWFQYRTEESVAYAHTDSSENQEPEQLAEALGDELTSQKRKRTESSQLDLSNVILQPLKIKKLVPNPNKIKKPPRKKKKAFSA, from the coding sequence ATGTCTGTAATTCAGCGAGGGACGGCAACACTTcgtaaagcaaagaaaatcacTGTAAAAACATGTCTAGATAACCCCtttgtttttcagtggaaaaccaTAGATGGAGAAGATATGCATTTCATATTGCAGACCTTAGAGGAAAGGATTAAACATACTGGACTTAAAAAGATTGAGactccaagaaagaaaaaacgtTCCCTTacaaaaaaacaagtggaaaGAAAGTGTGATGTTAGCACCAATGAACTCCCTaaagaggaggaaacagaaggCCATCGACAAAAAGCAGGATGGACTGACATAAGTATCAGAAGACAGCTTGCTATTGGAGTTAATGAAGTTACaaaagcattggaaaaaaatgaactacTTCTCTTGCTGGTGTGCACGTCTGCAAAGCCTGCCATGATCACTTCGCATCTCATTCAGCTGAGCGCAAGTCGAGCCACACCAGCAGGCCAGGTTCCCCGTCTGAGTGAAACAGTTGCACCACTTCTTGGCTTAACATCCATTTTAGCACTAGGCTTTAAAAAGCAGTCTGACAAATTTACCGAAGCAATAGAAGCAATAGTTCCAAAGATACCAGCTTTGGAAGTGCCATGGTTTCAGTACAGAACTGAAGAATCTGTGGCTTATGCACATACAGATTCTTCAGAAAATCAGGAACCCGAGCAGCTTGCAGAGGCACTGGGGGATGAGCTCACAAGCCAGAAGCGGAAGCGTACAGAAAGCAGTCAGCTCGatctttcaaatgtaattttgcagCCTTTGAAAATCAAGAAACTTGTTCCAAATCCAAATAAGATAAAGAAACCACCtcgcaaaaagaaaaaagctttttcagcaTAA
- the RPP38 gene encoding ribonuclease P protein subunit p38 isoform X1 — protein sequence MQRNRRHGLKNEKLGWQNTKEKNLRMSVIQRGTATLRKAKKITVKTCLDNPFVFQWKTIDGEDMHFILQTLEERIKHTGLKKIETPRKKKRSLTKKQVERKCDVSTNELPKEEETEGHRQKAGWTDISIRRQLAIGVNEVTKALEKNELLLLLVCTSAKPAMITSHLIQLSASRATPAGQVPRLSETVAPLLGLTSILALGFKKQSDKFTEAIEAIVPKIPALEVPWFQYRTEESVAYAHTDSSENQEPEQLAEALGDELTSQKRKRTESSQLDLSNVILQPLKIKKLVPNPNKIKKPPRKKKKAFSA from the exons atgcagagaaacagaagacatggattaaagaatgaaaag CTAGGGTGGcaaaacacaaaagagaagaaCCTCAGGATGTCTGTAATTCAGCGAGGGACGGCAACACTTcgtaaagcaaagaaaatcacTGTAAAAACATGTCTAGATAACCCCtttgtttttcagtggaaaaccaTAGATGGAGAAGATATGCATTTCATATTGCAGACCTTAGAGGAAAGGATTAAACATACTGGACTTAAAAAGATTGAGactccaagaaagaaaaaacgtTCCCTTacaaaaaaacaagtggaaaGAAAGTGTGATGTTAGCACCAATGAACTCCCTaaagaggaggaaacagaaggCCATCGACAAAAAGCAGGATGGACTGACATAAGTATCAGAAGACAGCTTGCTATTGGAGTTAATGAAGTTACaaaagcattggaaaaaaatgaactacTTCTCTTGCTGGTGTGCACGTCTGCAAAGCCTGCCATGATCACTTCGCATCTCATTCAGCTGAGCGCAAGTCGAGCCACACCAGCAGGCCAGGTTCCCCGTCTGAGTGAAACAGTTGCACCACTTCTTGGCTTAACATCCATTTTAGCACTAGGCTTTAAAAAGCAGTCTGACAAATTTACCGAAGCAATAGAAGCAATAGTTCCAAAGATACCAGCTTTGGAAGTGCCATGGTTTCAGTACAGAACTGAAGAATCTGTGGCTTATGCACATACAGATTCTTCAGAAAATCAGGAACCCGAGCAGCTTGCAGAGGCACTGGGGGATGAGCTCACAAGCCAGAAGCGGAAGCGTACAGAAAGCAGTCAGCTCGatctttcaaatgtaattttgcagCCTTTGAAAATCAAGAAACTTGTTCCAAATCCAAATAAGATAAAGAAACCACCtcgcaaaaagaaaaaagctttttcagcaTAA